Proteins from a genomic interval of Paenibacillus sp. FSL R5-0623:
- the cysW gene encoding sulfate ABC transporter permease subunit CysW, whose amino-acid sequence MAGSVPLSPVPPVKTGRGTNRATTEAPWVKWLLIGLASLVLIWLLILPLAIVLMEALKQGWGVYIAALTESDAMSALKLTLLVAAITVPLNTIFGVAAAWVITKFQFKGKGLMITLIDLPFSISPVVGGLIFVLVFGSNGWLGPWLSEHDIKIIFALPGIVIATLFITFPFVARELIPLMEDQGTREEEAAVTLGASGWRIFWSVTLPNIKWGLLYGIILCNARAMGEFGAVSVVSGHIRGETNTLPLHVEILYNEYQFSASFAVASLLLILALATLLLKSWLGHKAVSEK is encoded by the coding sequence ATGGCGGGTTCCGTCCCACTGAGCCCTGTTCCACCCGTAAAGACCGGGCGTGGAACTAACCGTGCAACAACGGAAGCTCCATGGGTCAAATGGTTGTTGATTGGACTGGCAAGCCTGGTACTCATCTGGCTGCTTATTTTGCCACTGGCCATTGTGCTCATGGAGGCGTTGAAGCAGGGCTGGGGTGTGTACATCGCGGCTCTTACCGAGTCGGATGCCATGTCTGCACTGAAACTCACGTTATTGGTTGCGGCGATTACCGTGCCGCTGAATACGATATTTGGTGTGGCCGCTGCATGGGTCATTACCAAGTTCCAGTTCAAGGGCAAGGGACTCATGATTACCCTGATTGATCTTCCCTTTTCCATCTCGCCTGTTGTGGGCGGGTTGATCTTTGTATTGGTCTTTGGTTCGAATGGGTGGTTAGGGCCGTGGCTGTCCGAACATGATATCAAAATCATTTTTGCGCTGCCAGGCATTGTGATTGCAACGTTGTTTATTACCTTCCCTTTCGTAGCGAGGGAGCTGATTCCACTCATGGAGGACCAGGGAACCCGAGAAGAGGAAGCGGCGGTTACACTAGGTGCTTCCGGGTGGCGAATCTTCTGGAGTGTAACCTTGCCCAACATCAAATGGGGGCTGCTGTACGGCATTATTCTGTGTAATGCCCGTGCTATGGGTGAGTTCGGAGCCGTATCTGTGGTGTCGGGGCATATCCGCGGGGAGACCAATACGTTACCACTTCATGTCGAGATTTTGTATAACGAATATCAATTCTCGGCTTCGTTTGCCGTAGCTTCACTGCTCCTGATTCTGGCTCTCGCCACGTTGCTGCTCAAGAGCTGGCTTGGACACAAAGCCGTCTCAGAAAAGTGA
- a CDS encoding S-layer homology domain-containing protein: MRKPLKKSLALLLMLSMVGPTFAEKSFAADQKIQFSDIKGHWAEANIQAWGDEGLIRGYLDRSFKPNTYITRAEFMNLVNGAFGYSGQAKITFNDVSESAWYYEAISIANANGYIDGYTDGTMKPQDPITRQEAAKVIAGILNLELNETAANVFSDSSSIAAWSKGAVGGAAAAKIISGYADGSFKPLNSITRAEAVSALVKAVETDATTAAKPAKPKGTASVLNVNPPADEARLSAVKHGANAGDDTLKNIAETNPFINILDGFDQVWSMNQADWRDGTAATKIGADGKNAKYGDGPSPYYDGFKNDPTVAVTDQKTYANEEIRNKATWEANIKYVEKVTQNRTGEEALAAYYDDQRDKIYSVMEGFGPLANTYVDIIKPKTNVERTVDEMNVVLTEETVEDESQGIGDWDEKTELSDLVNLVDLVRFKIPASSNPSKYFYSSPRPWRMNSNGEVKEVVDSKGLPVWATLGEGEKKEVPLASGGIKSTGEKHYQQYETNVKLIPALSYVKRIAEDGRGKDGGFPSGHTSAAYLSVFPLAYATPERFAELLTRAAQLGENRIVAGMHSPLDVIGGRIQSTAMAAYALNQADNREVLEKGYENAGEVFGAAAKEKKLSLYEYAHTVTEDYTFKSAYDEHKWEDHDANKAFYREKMTYGLPQTGTKGLAPVVPQGAEALLETRQPYLTDEQRRQVLYTTSIDSGYPVLDESKGWGRIDLVTAADGYGAFLNNVTVDMDASKGRFNAEDWWRNDITGSGMLTKKGTGTLTLTGKNSYTGGTLLQAGTLVAESATAFGTGDLYVENGTVVVDVDGALNLNRNFTMDNGTLELVVADNNSQLNVGRKLYIDGGSLKLDLSKHKIEGSKDITLITANGITGEFDSVTADGYDVTVTYEKGRVIAHVVAK; the protein is encoded by the coding sequence ATGAGAAAACCACTTAAAAAGTCACTGGCATTACTTCTAATGTTGTCTATGGTAGGTCCGACATTTGCAGAGAAGAGTTTTGCAGCCGATCAGAAGATTCAGTTCTCTGATATTAAGGGACACTGGGCGGAAGCAAATATTCAAGCATGGGGTGATGAAGGATTAATTCGGGGTTACCTGGATCGTTCATTCAAACCGAACACGTATATTACCAGAGCAGAATTTATGAATTTGGTAAACGGTGCCTTTGGATATTCCGGACAAGCTAAAATTACCTTCAACGATGTGTCTGAGAGTGCATGGTATTACGAAGCCATTTCTATTGCAAATGCAAATGGATATATAGATGGATACACCGATGGCACCATGAAGCCGCAAGATCCGATCACCCGTCAGGAAGCAGCTAAAGTGATCGCTGGCATTTTGAATTTGGAGTTAAATGAGACAGCAGCAAATGTATTTAGCGATTCATCTTCTATTGCGGCGTGGAGCAAAGGCGCAGTAGGTGGAGCGGCGGCAGCGAAAATTATCTCTGGTTATGCAGACGGAAGCTTCAAACCGCTTAATTCCATTACTCGTGCCGAAGCCGTGTCTGCGCTCGTTAAGGCTGTGGAAACAGATGCTACTACAGCAGCCAAGCCAGCTAAGCCAAAAGGAACCGCATCCGTACTGAATGTTAATCCCCCAGCAGATGAAGCCCGTTTGTCTGCCGTGAAGCACGGAGCCAATGCTGGAGACGACACCTTGAAAAATATTGCGGAGACCAATCCGTTTATTAATATTTTGGACGGTTTTGATCAAGTATGGTCCATGAATCAAGCAGATTGGAGAGACGGAACAGCGGCAACCAAAATTGGAGCTGACGGAAAGAATGCAAAGTATGGAGATGGACCGTCCCCATATTATGATGGCTTTAAGAATGATCCAACCGTAGCCGTCACTGATCAGAAAACATATGCAAATGAAGAGATCCGAAACAAAGCGACTTGGGAAGCCAATATCAAATATGTAGAAAAGGTCACGCAAAACCGCACGGGTGAAGAGGCTTTGGCAGCCTACTATGATGACCAAAGAGATAAGATCTATAGCGTGATGGAGGGCTTTGGTCCACTGGCTAACACGTATGTAGATATCATCAAGCCAAAGACAAACGTTGAACGAACGGTGGACGAGATGAATGTGGTATTGACCGAAGAAACAGTGGAAGATGAAAGCCAAGGTATTGGAGATTGGGATGAAAAAACGGAGCTTTCAGACTTGGTTAATTTGGTTGATCTGGTTCGATTCAAAATTCCTGCCTCATCTAATCCCTCTAAATATTTCTACTCTTCCCCGAGACCGTGGAGAATGAATTCCAATGGAGAAGTGAAAGAAGTGGTTGACAGCAAAGGACTACCTGTATGGGCAACCTTGGGCGAAGGTGAGAAAAAAGAAGTACCTCTGGCTTCAGGCGGCATCAAATCAACCGGAGAAAAACATTACCAGCAATACGAAACCAATGTAAAGCTTATTCCTGCCTTAAGTTATGTCAAACGAATCGCTGAGGATGGAAGAGGAAAAGATGGCGGATTTCCGAGCGGACATACAAGTGCAGCCTACTTATCCGTATTTCCTTTGGCATACGCTACACCAGAACGATTCGCTGAATTGTTAACGAGAGCAGCTCAGTTGGGCGAGAATCGCATCGTAGCAGGGATGCACTCACCACTTGATGTTATAGGCGGAAGAATACAGTCCACAGCCATGGCTGCATATGCACTTAATCAGGCTGATAATAGAGAAGTGTTAGAGAAAGGCTATGAGAATGCAGGAGAAGTATTTGGAGCTGCAGCCAAGGAAAAAAAGTTGAGTCTGTATGAGTATGCACACACCGTAACAGAGGATTACACGTTCAAGAGTGCTTACGATGAACACAAATGGGAAGATCACGATGCCAATAAAGCCTTCTATAGAGAAAAGATGACTTACGGTCTACCACAAACCGGAACCAAAGGTTTGGCTCCAGTTGTACCGCAAGGAGCAGAAGCCCTGTTAGAAACACGTCAACCGTATTTAACAGATGAGCAACGCAGACAAGTATTGTATACAACATCCATTGACTCTGGATATCCTGTACTGGATGAATCCAAGGGCTGGGGGAGAATTGATCTGGTCACGGCTGCGGATGGATACGGTGCATTCTTGAACAATGTAACTGTGGATATGGACGCTTCCAAAGGGCGCTTTAATGCAGAAGACTGGTGGAGAAATGATATCACCGGTAGTGGAATGCTTACGAAAAAAGGAACAGGAACCCTTACATTGACAGGGAAAAATAGCTACACTGGCGGAACCTTACTGCAAGCAGGAACGCTGGTAGCCGAATCTGCAACTGCTTTTGGTACAGGTGATCTGTATGTAGAAAATGGAACAGTTGTCGTTGATGTCGACGGCGCACTCAACTTAAATAGAAACTTTACCATGGATAACGGTACGTTGGAATTGGTAGTGGCTGACAACAATAGTCAACTGAATGTCGGCAGAAAGCTCTATATTGATGGAGGAAGTCTCAAACTTGACTTGTCCAAACATAAGATTGAAGGTTCCAAAGATATTACGTTAATCACGGCTAATGGAATTACAGGTGAATTCGACAGTGTAACGGCAGATGGTTATGACGTGACTGTCACGTACGAAAAGGGCCGCGTCATTGCACATGTTGTAGCCAAATAA
- a CDS encoding extracellular solute-binding protein, translated as MHQNIPVPEDAEMITYIEDRFDVDLEVWNLENKRYEELLDLELAQGKIPDLFRIRQPHDLLKYQMQGVLAEISPDVLEQYAPNIVQRIRDYDSRYLEYGKINGSLYGIPAINQTNIYRTPVVYREDWLKQLGLEVPKTLDEFETVMYAFAKDDPDRNGKQDTYGLSREGLNVVFGAFGQSVFTEQLYFNEKNNQLVIGALEPEMKEALTYMQKWYRDGIIDPEFITGENKGGYKHLSHAFINGKIGMTSMGNYYHWNQEGDYSVLNENGQETPVGASFNVNELLQKNATAEVVFGSPVIGPDGHSGSKGNNLLMNFMAIGAEAAKEPGKLEKILEILDYVSANPDPEEQIKMEYGLPGKHWNWSAEDSNSFHLLYPYNRMENYINRIGSSIGMTVPGTPSDKREQWAASAGLTENGIYNRLEVATPALIQYSSELIRMRDRVYISIITGDQPVGYFDTFVEEVMDAGGQQVLLEANHWYKEHMETSRAQ; from the coding sequence ATGCATCAAAATATCCCTGTTCCTGAAGACGCGGAGATGATTACCTATATTGAGGATCGGTTTGATGTCGATCTGGAGGTGTGGAATCTTGAGAACAAGCGGTACGAGGAACTGCTGGACCTGGAGCTTGCTCAAGGGAAAATACCCGATCTGTTCCGGATCAGACAACCGCATGATCTGCTTAAGTATCAAATGCAAGGGGTCTTAGCGGAAATCTCCCCGGATGTTCTTGAACAATATGCGCCAAATATCGTACAGCGAATTCGCGATTATGATTCACGTTATTTAGAGTATGGAAAAATAAACGGCTCCTTATATGGAATTCCGGCCATTAATCAGACCAACATCTATCGAACCCCTGTTGTATACCGAGAGGACTGGCTTAAGCAGCTTGGTCTGGAGGTGCCAAAGACATTAGATGAATTTGAAACGGTTATGTATGCTTTTGCCAAAGATGATCCGGACAGAAATGGTAAACAGGATACGTATGGCCTATCCAGAGAAGGCTTAAATGTCGTGTTTGGCGCTTTTGGACAGTCCGTTTTTACCGAGCAACTGTATTTTAATGAAAAAAACAACCAACTCGTGATCGGCGCTTTGGAGCCTGAGATGAAAGAAGCCCTGACTTATATGCAAAAGTGGTATCGGGACGGGATTATCGACCCTGAGTTCATAACCGGCGAAAACAAAGGCGGCTATAAACATCTATCCCATGCTTTTATTAATGGAAAAATTGGGATGACCTCGATGGGCAACTATTATCATTGGAATCAAGAGGGAGACTACAGTGTCCTTAATGAAAATGGCCAAGAAACTCCAGTGGGAGCCTCGTTCAATGTTAATGAGTTGTTACAGAAGAACGCAACTGCAGAGGTTGTATTTGGTTCTCCTGTTATTGGTCCTGATGGACATAGCGGTTCAAAAGGGAACAATCTGCTGATGAATTTTATGGCTATAGGTGCTGAGGCTGCGAAGGAGCCGGGAAAACTGGAGAAAATTCTGGAGATACTCGATTATGTAAGTGCCAACCCCGATCCGGAGGAGCAGATCAAAATGGAGTATGGCCTTCCAGGAAAACACTGGAATTGGAGCGCTGAAGATTCAAACTCGTTCCATTTACTTTACCCATACAACAGAATGGAGAATTATATTAATAGGATCGGCTCAAGTATCGGCATGACGGTTCCAGGTACACCCTCGGATAAACGTGAACAGTGGGCTGCATCTGCAGGGTTGACGGAGAATGGTATCTATAATCGCCTGGAGGTTGCAACCCCTGCCCTGATTCAATATTCATCTGAATTGATTCGCATGAGAGACAGAGTGTACATCTCCATCATCACTGGCGATCAGCCTGTGGGGTATTTCGATACCTTTGTGGAAGAAGTCATGGATGCAGGTGGGCAACAGGTGCTGCTTGAAGCGAATCATTGGTATAAGGAGCATATGGAGACAAGTCGCGCACAATAG
- a CDS encoding helix-turn-helix domain-containing protein: MHKPFQSVRSKMVLSYLAVVLVIALLFGSILYLFFSHQYSKEIRINNQLSLKSTVNTIESSVIQKVNQVYLSLALGNAASIDLDSLKGNHSKILDIEQSLKNMVQNYSDLIEAIHVYDTRNHFIVSSVYGLLLYEDTPSSVDHTTDWIAAMKETPESSLWMKTRMVPQDAYIESREQGNMSHLISYVHSYPFQSSGQDSKAMIAIDIKESAISQIIKNMIPADYANTLIIDQDGTVISAADKTLIGSSTEENLTQSLLAYHSSDESFAPVFNYDSHVVTQDQFKGNAWRIYTTTPNESFYYKLDSLKEISVFLGLLAVTVGIVMSSIFTRANYSPLKRIMNNIKSRMDSPTSLKQDEYRFIDTTFNSLSNKVDSLEETLQANHRMIKHSIMLNMLNNRFTPEELSEQLQSVHISMTYSRFRCIVIDPVNEKWKDLQPRQLQHTLYTMIQQLEIAEMDGTQLLAEELQDHKIAVIICTNQPEEPLSDHIVDFIHAEASSRFGLEFVLSLGGWVEHFTKIHTSYHQAKTLIRYSYFFPEQSAIQDLDLLNREASSLEIPESYLVNFEKKLQTRDVQGTVEAIQKLVATIKEGPYSAEYSRIILLKTVSIYAECINQVRLQPAEASSLNMYKQFSLFYNINRYSEWMIHLVTEFVMQMEKRSEVRSVDTISAVKAYIHEHLSGDLTLDHVSEQVFISPKYLSKLFKEETGIVYSEYVTNQRMERARELMTQREITVEQVACTVGYRTPAYFIKKFKEIHGCTPKNFMRNLMEQGSI; encoded by the coding sequence ATGCATAAGCCATTTCAGTCTGTGAGATCCAAGATGGTTCTTTCCTACCTCGCTGTTGTTCTTGTCATTGCGCTTCTTTTCGGCTCCATTCTATACCTCTTCTTCTCTCATCAATACAGCAAAGAGATTCGAATCAATAATCAACTTTCGCTGAAAAGCACCGTCAATACTATTGAGAGCTCCGTGATCCAGAAGGTGAATCAGGTCTATCTGTCCCTGGCACTCGGTAACGCAGCAAGTATCGATTTAGATAGCTTAAAAGGAAACCATAGCAAAATCTTGGACATCGAACAGTCCCTCAAAAATATGGTGCAAAATTATTCGGATCTCATTGAAGCTATTCATGTGTACGATACGAGGAACCACTTCATCGTCTCATCTGTATATGGGCTATTGCTCTATGAGGACACGCCTTCGAGTGTGGATCATACGACGGATTGGATTGCTGCGATGAAAGAGACTCCAGAAAGCTCCTTATGGATGAAGACTCGCATGGTGCCTCAGGATGCTTATATCGAATCACGGGAACAGGGCAATATGAGTCATCTAATTTCCTATGTCCATAGTTACCCGTTTCAATCGTCTGGACAAGACAGTAAGGCCATGATTGCGATTGATATCAAAGAATCAGCGATCAGTCAGATCATTAAAAATATGATCCCTGCTGACTATGCAAATACATTAATCATCGATCAGGACGGAACCGTCATATCTGCCGCGGACAAAACGTTGATAGGCAGCTCCACGGAGGAGAATCTAACGCAGTCGCTCCTTGCCTATCATTCTTCAGATGAGAGCTTCGCACCTGTATTTAACTATGACTCTCATGTCGTCACCCAAGATCAATTTAAAGGAAATGCATGGAGAATATACACAACCACACCTAATGAAAGCTTCTATTATAAATTGGATAGCTTGAAAGAGATTTCGGTTTTTCTTGGCTTGTTGGCTGTCACAGTTGGGATCGTGATGTCCTCCATTTTTACCAGGGCCAACTATAGTCCTCTTAAGCGAATCATGAATAACATCAAGAGCCGGATGGACAGCCCAACCAGCTTAAAGCAAGACGAATATCGGTTCATCGATACAACGTTTAACAGTCTGTCCAATAAAGTTGATAGTCTTGAAGAAACCTTACAGGCCAATCACAGAATGATTAAGCATAGTATCATGCTTAATATGTTAAATAATCGATTTACACCCGAAGAACTTTCGGAACAGCTCCAGTCTGTTCACATTTCAATGACCTACTCTCGCTTCCGTTGCATCGTCATTGACCCCGTCAATGAGAAGTGGAAGGATCTGCAGCCACGACAGTTGCAGCATACATTGTATACGATGATCCAGCAACTGGAGATCGCAGAAATGGATGGAACTCAACTGCTGGCAGAGGAATTGCAGGATCACAAAATAGCAGTAATCATCTGTACCAATCAACCCGAAGAACCGCTCTCTGATCACATTGTTGACTTTATTCACGCTGAGGCGAGCAGCAGATTTGGCCTGGAATTTGTACTATCGTTAGGCGGATGGGTAGAACACTTCACGAAGATTCACACAAGCTATCATCAGGCGAAAACCCTGATTCGATACAGCTACTTCTTTCCCGAGCAGTCTGCCATTCAGGATCTTGATCTTCTGAACAGGGAAGCCAGCAGTTTGGAAATTCCGGAGTCATACCTCGTCAACTTTGAAAAGAAATTGCAGACTCGGGATGTGCAAGGTACGGTTGAGGCCATTCAGAAATTGGTCGCGACAATAAAGGAAGGCCCCTATTCAGCCGAATACAGCCGTATCATATTATTAAAAACGGTATCTATTTACGCGGAGTGTATTAATCAGGTGCGCCTGCAACCCGCCGAGGCGAGTTCATTGAATATGTACAAGCAATTTTCATTGTTCTACAATATCAACCGCTATTCGGAATGGATGATTCATCTCGTGACCGAATTTGTGATGCAGATGGAGAAGCGCAGCGAGGTACGAAGTGTGGATACCATCTCGGCTGTCAAAGCCTATATTCACGAGCACTTATCGGGCGATCTCACGCTGGATCATGTCTCAGAGCAAGTATTCATCAGCCCTAAATATCTCAGTAAACTTTTCAAGGAAGAAACCGGGATTGTTTATTCCGAATATGTTACGAATCAGAGAATGGAGCGCGCACGGGAACTCATGACACAACGCGAAATTACAGTTGAGCAGGTCGCATGTACGGTCGGTTACCGTACCCCTGCTTATTTCATTAAAAAGTTCAAAGAAATTCACGGCTGTACACCGAAAAATTTCATGCGCAATCTAATGGAACAGGGGTCTATATAG
- a CDS encoding YezD family protein, with translation MAKPLKVDEVWLDRIAGQLNDMEFGSLHIVVHEGQIVQMERTERKRFENTPSGSASKSGSTARSSSARSLRGSNASAKG, from the coding sequence ATGGCTAAGCCGTTAAAAGTGGATGAGGTATGGTTGGACCGAATTGCCGGACAGCTGAATGACATGGAGTTTGGTTCATTGCACATCGTAGTGCACGAAGGACAGATTGTGCAGATGGAGCGGACCGAACGCAAGCGTTTTGAGAACACTCCCTCAGGCAGCGCCTCCAAATCCGGAAGCACGGCACGAAGCAGTTCAGCCCGTTCACTACGCGGATCCAATGCGAGTGCGAAGGGATAG